From Rudanella lutea DSM 19387, a single genomic window includes:
- a CDS encoding tryptophan 2,3-dioxygenase family protein, giving the protein MSLPQDTQLHPELVEKLHQLSEKYAAMGQDMTSYLDGLLQADYLTYWDYVHLETLLSLQNPRTAYPDELIFITYHQITELYFKLVKHEITQIGYHPALTAHFFTERMERINRYFAILEQSFAIMVEGMDKDQFLKFRMALLPSSGFQSVQFRHIEIMATHFRNLLSPSAPIPTNAPLDQLYEFIYWKQGATELATQQKTLTLKQFEKKYGDSLVRLATEYQSRNLYACWLGLAEKGEQTDALARQLRDFDQRVNVRWKLSHLRSAVRYLHKTPEAVAATGGTNWQRYLPPVEQQRFFFPDLWTPEERQNWGRSAG; this is encoded by the coding sequence ATGTCTTTACCACAGGATACCCAACTCCACCCAGAACTGGTGGAGAAACTTCATCAACTTTCCGAAAAATATGCCGCCATGGGGCAGGACATGACCTCCTACCTTGATGGGCTGCTACAAGCTGATTACCTCACGTACTGGGACTACGTGCACCTCGAAACTCTGCTCTCGCTCCAGAACCCCCGAACGGCTTATCCCGACGAGCTGATTTTTATCACGTATCACCAGATCACGGAACTGTACTTCAAACTGGTGAAGCACGAGATAACGCAGATTGGCTACCACCCGGCCCTGACTGCCCATTTTTTTACCGAACGAATGGAACGGATCAATCGCTACTTTGCCATTCTGGAGCAGTCATTCGCGATTATGGTCGAAGGAATGGACAAAGACCAATTTCTGAAGTTTCGGATGGCTCTGCTCCCATCGAGCGGGTTTCAGTCGGTGCAGTTCCGGCATATAGAAATTATGGCCACCCATTTCCGCAACCTGCTTAGCCCATCAGCGCCCATCCCCACCAACGCCCCGCTCGACCAACTGTACGAGTTTATTTACTGGAAACAGGGAGCGACCGAACTGGCCACCCAGCAAAAAACACTGACGCTGAAGCAGTTTGAGAAAAAATACGGTGATTCACTTGTGCGGCTTGCCACCGAGTATCAATCCCGAAACCTATACGCCTGCTGGTTGGGGTTGGCCGAGAAAGGCGAACAAACCGACGCCCTTGCCCGCCAGCTCCGTGACTTCGATCAGCGGGTCAATGTGCGGTGGAAACTCTCGCACCTGCGTTCGGCGGTGCGCTACCTCCACAAAACGCCCGAAGCGGTTGCAGCTACGGGCGGCACCAACTGGCAACGGTACCTGCCGCCTGTGGAGCAGCAACGGTTTTTCTTCCCGGATCTATGGACGCCGGAGGAACGCCAAAACTGGGGACGGAGCGCCGGTTAA
- a CDS encoding GlsB/YeaQ/YmgE family stress response membrane protein, giving the protein MSFLISILVGAIAGWLADLVFKRFSFSLLTQILLGIIGGLIGGWIFGNTFTTGASGILDRILTAFVGAVIILGIAALIKGSRRTV; this is encoded by the coding sequence ATGAGCTTCTTAATCTCCATTCTGGTTGGTGCCATTGCCGGTTGGCTGGCCGACCTCGTTTTCAAGCGGTTTTCGTTCTCTCTGCTGACCCAGATCCTTCTCGGTATCATTGGTGGTTTAATTGGTGGCTGGATTTTCGGTAATACGTTCACGACGGGTGCAAGCGGTATCCTCGACCGGATTCTGACTGCGTTTGTCGGAGCCGTCATTATTCTGGGTATTGCCGCCTTGATTAAAGGTAGCCGCCGAACGGTCTAA
- the pgeF gene encoding peptidoglycan editing factor PgeF has translation MFSTAEKPLFRAPALFSSFSNLVAAESTRHGGVSPAPYQSLNLGLNTADNPRFVEENRLRFFSALAIDPERVATSHQIHGKEILEATEPGRYEGYDAIITNQPNLFVAVSIADCVPILVYDSKNKAVAAIHAGWKGTVAELVRLTLETMQQRYHTRPGDCYAYVGTCIDETSFEVGPDVADQFAPEFKRVDEFTQRTFVNLRSANTRQLTNFGIPTAQIALSTYSTVLNNEDYFSHRYESGQTGRLMAIIGLKS, from the coding sequence ATGTTTTCAACCGCCGAAAAGCCCCTATTTCGGGCTCCTGCCCTGTTCAGCTCGTTTTCAAATCTCGTCGCAGCCGAGAGTACGCGGCACGGGGGCGTCAGCCCGGCTCCTTACCAATCGCTCAATCTGGGCTTGAATACGGCCGACAACCCACGCTTTGTTGAAGAAAACCGGCTTCGTTTCTTTTCGGCCCTGGCCATTGACCCCGAACGCGTGGCCACCTCACACCAGATACATGGTAAAGAGATTCTGGAAGCTACCGAGCCCGGCCGGTATGAGGGGTACGATGCCATCATCACCAACCAGCCAAACCTGTTTGTGGCCGTAAGCATTGCCGACTGCGTGCCTATCCTTGTGTACGACAGCAAAAACAAAGCGGTTGCCGCCATTCATGCAGGCTGGAAAGGTACCGTGGCCGAATTAGTCCGGCTTACACTCGAAACCATGCAGCAGCGTTACCACACCCGTCCCGGCGACTGCTATGCCTACGTGGGTACGTGTATCGACGAAACCTCGTTTGAAGTAGGGCCTGATGTGGCTGATCAGTTTGCGCCTGAGTTTAAGCGAGTGGATGAATTTACGCAACGGACATTTGTGAATCTGCGCTCGGCAAACACCCGCCAGTTAACCAATTTCGGCATTCCAACGGCTCAAATCGCCCTTTCGACCTATTCAACCGTGTTGAATAACGAAGACTATTTTTCGCATCGGTATGAAAGTGGACAAACCGGCCGATTGATGGCGATAATTGGCTTAAAATCTTAA